One window from the genome of Tolypothrix sp. NIES-4075 encodes:
- a CDS encoding AEC family transporter: MTNILELYVKLVGLVLVGFILGRKLPAPVPTRLAQFLFWVGVPIGIVAFLRKADLSGQIWIAPAIAYLAILLGAFLAWLGIKGQAYFTNTIPQQPTQGSFILASMVGNTGYLGYPIALAMVGQKYFAWALFYDMLGSLFGAYAIGVAIAVRFGGGVQNYWQITKAIFINPALWSFGFGLLFRQVTIPAAVEFFLDKFAWSTVALSLMLIGMRLSNLNSWRSLPQAGMSLGIKMLLVPLILGSILPLFGLTGATAQVIVLQMGMPPAFATLVIAETFNLDRDLAVTALAAGSIVLLITLPIWLWLF; encoded by the coding sequence TTGACAAATATCCTAGAACTATACGTCAAGCTGGTGGGATTAGTCCTGGTAGGATTTATCTTGGGACGCAAGCTACCAGCTCCAGTTCCCACCCGTTTGGCTCAGTTTCTTTTCTGGGTGGGTGTACCGATAGGGATTGTAGCTTTTTTACGAAAAGCTGATTTATCGGGACAGATTTGGATTGCACCAGCGATCGCCTACCTAGCTATTTTACTTGGAGCATTTTTAGCTTGGTTAGGCATCAAAGGTCAAGCCTATTTTACAAATACTATCCCTCAACAACCAACTCAGGGTAGTTTTATTCTGGCGTCAATGGTGGGTAACACAGGTTATCTTGGTTATCCCATCGCTTTAGCAATGGTAGGACAGAAATACTTCGCCTGGGCGCTATTCTACGACATGCTGGGGTCACTTTTCGGTGCTTATGCAATTGGAGTAGCGATCGCGGTTCGTTTTGGTGGTGGGGTGCAGAATTACTGGCAAATTACTAAAGCAATTTTCATCAACCCAGCATTGTGGAGTTTCGGATTTGGTTTGCTGTTTCGACAGGTGACGATTCCCGCAGCAGTTGAATTTTTCTTGGATAAATTTGCTTGGAGTACAGTTGCTTTATCTTTAATGTTAATTGGGATGCGATTGAGCAATCTTAATTCTTGGCGGAGTTTACCACAAGCGGGAATGAGCTTAGGAATCAAAATGCTGTTAGTTCCGCTGATTTTGGGTAGTATTTTACCACTTTTTGGTTTAACTGGCGCAACAGCACAAGTGATAGTCTTACAAATGGGGATGCCACCGGCTTTCGCTACACTGGTAATCGCGGAAAC
- a CDS encoding M15 family metallopeptidase: protein MNNPGFSEKPQNSSAESGEEIPPALRDTPEATPNKVRQLQPMVLVIGGVLGFIMLAVISGFLFFLAAPKKTATQPSPTSSAPATAQTGTSVNSQDNADTVLGHLTYAEAPESELAPISRDGRIKMRKAAAEKYQAMVQAARSAGVILVPISGFRSVKDQEQLFFDVGAQRNQTPAQRAALSAPPGHSEHHTGYAVDIGDGATPATNLQTTFDKTKAYQWLEANAARYSFEISFPKDNPQGVSYEPWHWRFVGDRDSLETFYKAKNIKPAKIPQ, encoded by the coding sequence TTGAATAATCCTGGGTTTTCTGAAAAACCGCAAAACTCATCTGCTGAATCTGGTGAGGAGATTCCGCCAGCTTTACGCGATACTCCGGAAGCAACACCTAACAAGGTGCGCCAATTGCAACCTATGGTTTTGGTAATTGGCGGCGTGCTAGGATTTATTATGCTGGCTGTTATTAGTGGTTTTTTATTTTTCCTCGCTGCACCCAAAAAAACTGCTACTCAACCTTCCCCAACTAGCTCCGCTCCTGCTACTGCACAAACTGGCACTTCTGTCAACTCCCAAGATAATGCTGATACTGTTTTAGGGCATCTGACATACGCAGAAGCGCCTGAATCAGAACTAGCACCAATTTCTAGAGATGGACGCATCAAAATGAGAAAAGCTGCTGCCGAAAAGTATCAGGCGATGGTACAAGCAGCGCGGAGTGCGGGTGTAATATTGGTGCCAATTTCCGGCTTTCGCTCTGTGAAAGACCAAGAACAGTTGTTTTTTGATGTTGGTGCCCAGCGCAATCAAACCCCAGCACAACGAGCTGCTTTGAGCGCTCCTCCCGGTCATAGCGAACATCATACAGGTTACGCTGTAGATATTGGCGACGGGGCAACACCAGCAACTAATCTGCAAACAACTTTTGACAAGACAAAAGCTTATCAGTGGTTAGAAGCAAATGCAGCGCGTTACAGCTTTGAAATCTCCTTTCCTAAGGATAATCCGCAAGGTGTGAGTTATGAGCCTTGGCACTGGCGTTTTGTAGGCGATCGCGATAGTTTGGAAACCTTCTATAAAGCCAAGAATATCAAACCCGCGAAGATACCTCAATAG
- the mrdA gene encoding penicillin-binding protein 2 produces the protein MSILQSFNLGGTKDTRTVGRSSQSIFFIIFTLVMMTGVAARLGYLEIVQGPQLRKRAEANRIRIISKQPERGNIFDRNGKLLASTRYPRSVYLWPMAHTKPEWSIVAPRLSKILEIPQEDIEEKLIQAGPNSSSLVRIARDLNEAQITALKEYETELKNVEIHTEAVRYYPHGQALAHVLGYTRELTADQLKERVKDGYRLGDVIGQMGIEKAYEKTLRGEWGGQQVEVDGRGRPLRVLGEKEAKAGNDLHLTIDINVQKAAAKALGTTKGGIVAIDPRNGAVLAMASYPAFDPNIFSKQKLSQKDWQSVQGKDHPLVNRTLSAFPPASTFKIITTSAGLESGKFTPDTVLQTFGSITVGGVTFGEWNHSGFGPLGFPRAIAMSSDTFFYQVGRRVGGPTLIEWARKYGFGQRTGIEFASEESKGLVPDESWKQKAWKIPWTVGDSINMSIGQGALQVTPLQSVIMFSVPANGGYRVQPHLLKDNEQAKSWRVSLNMKPTTIKVLRDGLRKVISEGTGKSLDVPTIPPSSGKSGTAEAGVGRPNHTWFGAYSPSDKPEIAVVAFGENSGGHGGTDCGPMVLKVLEAYFQSKYPGKYQKPQVDGAKQEAIDLSH, from the coding sequence ATGTCTATTTTACAATCCTTTAATCTTGGCGGAACAAAAGATACACGTACAGTCGGACGAAGTTCTCAGTCGATATTTTTCATCATATTTACCCTCGTTATGATGACGGGTGTTGCAGCTCGTTTGGGATATTTAGAAATTGTTCAAGGACCACAACTCCGAAAACGAGCAGAGGCAAACCGAATTAGAATTATTTCCAAGCAGCCGGAAAGAGGTAATATTTTTGACCGTAATGGCAAACTTTTAGCCAGTACTCGCTATCCTCGCTCTGTCTACTTGTGGCCTATGGCTCACACAAAACCAGAGTGGTCAATTGTTGCCCCCCGTCTATCTAAAATTCTGGAAATTCCTCAAGAAGATATTGAAGAGAAACTTATACAGGCAGGTCCCAACTCTTCTTCACTTGTACGGATTGCTCGCGATTTGAACGAAGCACAAATTACGGCACTCAAAGAGTATGAAACCGAACTCAAAAACGTGGAAATTCATACAGAAGCAGTGCGTTATTATCCCCACGGTCAAGCCTTAGCTCATGTCCTGGGTTATACGCGAGAACTGACCGCCGACCAGTTGAAAGAAAGGGTCAAAGATGGTTACAGGCTGGGAGATGTCATAGGTCAGATGGGGATAGAAAAGGCGTATGAAAAAACACTGCGGGGTGAATGGGGCGGTCAGCAGGTAGAAGTAGATGGCAGAGGTCGTCCGCTGCGGGTGTTGGGAGAGAAAGAGGCAAAAGCTGGTAACGATTTGCACTTGACTATAGACATAAACGTGCAAAAGGCAGCGGCAAAAGCTTTAGGCACTACTAAAGGTGGAATTGTGGCAATCGATCCGAGGAATGGTGCTGTTTTGGCAATGGCATCTTATCCTGCCTTTGACCCAAATATCTTTTCTAAACAAAAACTTTCTCAGAAAGACTGGCAAAGCGTACAAGGTAAAGATCATCCGTTGGTGAATCGCACCCTCAGCGCTTTTCCACCTGCCAGTACCTTCAAGATTATCACTACATCGGCGGGATTGGAATCTGGTAAATTTACTCCGGACACAGTGTTGCAAACTTTCGGATCGATAACTGTTGGTGGGGTGACTTTTGGTGAATGGAACCACTCTGGATTTGGTCCATTGGGATTTCCCAGAGCGATCGCTATGAGTAGTGATACCTTTTTCTATCAAGTTGGTAGAAGAGTCGGTGGTCCAACTTTGATCGAATGGGCACGCAAATATGGCTTTGGTCAAAGAACCGGCATTGAGTTTGCTTCGGAAGAATCAAAAGGCTTGGTTCCAGATGAGTCATGGAAACAGAAAGCTTGGAAGATACCCTGGACTGTCGGTGACAGCATAAATATGTCTATTGGTCAAGGTGCTTTGCAAGTTACACCACTGCAATCTGTAATTATGTTTTCTGTACCTGCTAATGGTGGATACCGGGTACAACCACATTTGCTAAAAGACAACGAACAAGCAAAAAGCTGGCGCGTATCTTTAAATATGAAACCGACAACCATCAAAGTTCTCCGCGATGGTCTGCGAAAAGTCATAAGTGAGGGTACGGGTAAAAGTTTGGACGTACCAACAATTCCCCCGTCATCTGGAAAGAGTGGCACCGCTGAAGCTGGTGTTGGTCGTCCAAATCACACTTGGTTTGGTGCCTACTCCCCTAGCGATAAGCCGGAAATTGCGGTTGTAGCGTTTGGTGAAAACTCCGGTGGACATGGCGGTACTGATTGTGGTCCAATGGTCTTAAAAGTACTAGAAGCCTATTTTCAATCGAAGTACCCAGGCAAGTATCAGAAACCTCAAGTTGATGGTGCAAAACAGGAGGCTATCGATCTATCGCATTAA
- a CDS encoding ABC transporter ATP-binding protein, producing MIMAQTLTQNQGGMAAFEPLDVELHDVYKFFNKEAAVHGINLDVKQGEFFSILGPSGCGKTTTLRLIAGFERVDAGKLLIRGQHMTNVPAYRRPVNTVFQSYALFNHLNVWDNIAFGLRLRKLRKLEIESRVKDALKLVKMESLRSRFPSQLSGGQQQRVALARALVNRPAVLLLDEPLGALDLKLRKEMQVELSNLHKDLGLTFIMVTHDQEEALSLSDRIAVMNQGKIEQIGTPSQIYEHPQTPFVADFIGDTNLFSGEIAAVDPVAVRIITKSGLSIVVNRFEDTPTQLSQAVMVSVRPEKIQLSLYPPNLPTNCFEGRLGNVMYLGTHVNYVVELANGITITVLQPNTFGSLPDRDKPIYVWWAETDCLAISP from the coding sequence ATAATTATGGCTCAAACTTTAACGCAGAATCAGGGGGGGATGGCGGCTTTTGAGCCGCTTGATGTTGAACTGCATGATGTTTATAAGTTTTTTAACAAAGAAGCAGCGGTACACGGAATAAATTTGGATGTAAAACAGGGAGAATTCTTTAGTATTCTCGGTCCATCCGGTTGCGGCAAAACAACTACACTCCGTTTAATTGCTGGATTTGAAAGGGTGGATGCTGGCAAGCTATTGATTAGGGGTCAGCATATGACTAATGTCCCTGCTTACCGCCGACCTGTAAATACTGTATTTCAAAGCTACGCTCTATTCAACCACTTGAATGTATGGGATAACATCGCCTTCGGTCTGCGTTTGCGGAAATTACGCAAATTAGAAATTGAAAGTAGAGTTAAAGATGCTTTAAAGCTAGTGAAGATGGAAAGTTTGCGATCGCGCTTTCCCAGTCAATTATCAGGTGGTCAACAACAGAGGGTAGCATTAGCGCGGGCATTAGTCAACCGTCCCGCAGTGCTGTTGCTAGATGAACCTTTGGGCGCCTTAGATTTAAAACTGCGTAAAGAAATGCAGGTTGAACTGTCGAATTTACACAAAGATTTGGGGTTGACCTTCATTATGGTGACACATGACCAAGAAGAAGCCCTATCTTTGAGCGATCGCATTGCAGTGATGAATCAAGGCAAAATTGAACAAATTGGCACTCCCAGTCAAATTTACGAACATCCTCAAACACCGTTTGTCGCTGATTTTATTGGTGATACCAATTTATTCAGCGGTGAAATCGCGGCAGTAGACCCTGTTGCTGTGCGAATTATCACAAAATCGGGACTTTCAATTGTTGTCAACCGCTTTGAAGATACACCAACTCAATTATCGCAAGCAGTAATGGTGAGTGTGCGTCCAGAAAAAATTCAACTCTCACTTTATCCACCAAATTTACCGACTAACTGCTTTGAAGGACGACTTGGTAATGTAATGTATTTGGGAACCCACGTTAATTACGTTGTGGAATTAGCAAACGGTATTACTATCACTGTTTTGCAACCCAATACCTTTGGCAGCTTACCAGACCGTGACAAACCAATTTACGTTTGGTGGGCAGAAACTGACTGTTTAGCTATTAGTCCATAG
- a CDS encoding polyamine ABC transporter substrate-binding protein, which translates to MTKRREFLKGVTALSSLSLAGCGWRLAEVRANSTNKGSRDQLYIYTWAQYTDPELLQSFTNQFGVKVLADVYDSNDVMLAKLQAGGGGTYSAIYPSDYMVQKMVDLGLLAEIKRDRLTGLENLFPQFQNPNYDPNNRYSIPFNWGTTGLLYNSEILNPPPEDWDYLWQNQKQLSKRMTLLNDVREVMGAALKMLGYSFNSKNESEIKQAYEKLKSLKPAIAAFDTDAWRNQILAGDLILAMCYSADAVKMTKENPKLKYVAPRSGSSLWTDTIVIPKTAPNIDGAYAWINFLLQPKVAAQISERLSISTPNRAGFEQLPKSLQNNTTLFPPKSVLEKCERGIPLGKFEEVYERYWTQLTSG; encoded by the coding sequence ATGACTAAAAGAAGAGAATTTTTAAAAGGAGTAACAGCACTTTCTAGTTTATCTTTGGCTGGTTGTGGCTGGAGACTTGCGGAAGTACGAGCTAATTCTACCAACAAAGGTTCCCGTGACCAACTGTATATTTACACCTGGGCACAATATACCGATCCAGAATTGCTGCAAAGTTTTACTAACCAATTTGGTGTAAAAGTGCTTGCAGATGTGTATGATTCCAATGATGTGATGTTAGCTAAATTGCAAGCTGGTGGAGGTGGTACTTACAGCGCGATTTACCCATCTGACTACATGGTGCAGAAGATGGTTGACTTGGGGTTGTTAGCAGAAATAAAACGCGATCGCCTGACTGGTTTAGAGAATTTGTTTCCCCAATTTCAAAATCCCAATTACGATCCCAACAACCGCTATAGTATCCCCTTCAATTGGGGCACAACCGGCTTACTTTATAATTCAGAAATACTCAACCCTCCACCAGAAGATTGGGACTATCTTTGGCAGAATCAAAAGCAATTATCAAAGCGAATGACATTACTAAATGATGTGAGAGAAGTAATGGGTGCAGCTTTGAAAATGCTGGGTTATTCCTTCAATTCAAAAAACGAAAGTGAAATCAAACAAGCTTATGAAAAATTGAAATCTCTCAAACCGGCGATCGCTGCTTTTGATACTGATGCATGGCGCAATCAAATTTTGGCAGGAGATTTAATATTGGCAATGTGTTACTCAGCAGATGCGGTAAAAATGACTAAAGAAAACCCTAAACTTAAATATGTAGCTCCCCGCAGTGGTTCTTCGTTATGGACTGATACAATTGTCATTCCCAAAACAGCCCCAAATATAGATGGAGCTTATGCATGGATTAACTTCCTTTTACAACCAAAAGTAGCTGCACAAATCAGTGAACGTTTAAGCATTTCCACCCCGAATCGCGCTGGATTTGAGCAATTACCAAAAAGTTTGCAGAACAATACAACTTTATTTCCTCCAAAGTCTGTTTTAGAGAAGTGCGAACGCGGGATTCCTTTGGGAAAATTTGAAGAAGTTTACGAACGCTACTGGACACAATTAACCAGTGGGTAA
- a CDS encoding ABC transporter permease gives MPKVHRSNFNWLQPLALLAPSGVWLLLLLVLPTLIIFELSLVPNIRPGDLVNPSGFNNYIRIFDPLYLQVIRRSLFLAIATTIICLIFALPVAYWIAQIAPKRWRNLLLLGFVLPLWTSSLLRSYAWITILRPTGLLNSLLNNFGLPTLDLLNQDSAVLIGMSYGLLPYMVLILYASLEKLDKRLLEAAADLGANPVQAFWQVTVPQTLPGIAAGSMLVFITGLGDFVDPELLGGASSMTAARLIYNQFLGSTQNWGFGSALSMTIILLVSVAIALLIKFGDAAPKQ, from the coding sequence GTGCCAAAAGTGCATCGCTCAAATTTTAACTGGCTGCAACCGTTGGCATTACTTGCGCCATCTGGCGTTTGGTTGTTACTTTTGCTGGTGTTACCAACACTGATAATTTTTGAATTAAGTTTAGTACCGAATATTCGACCGGGGGATTTAGTAAATCCCAGTGGATTCAATAATTATATTCGGATATTTGACCCACTTTACCTGCAAGTAATTAGGCGATCGCTTTTTTTGGCGATCGCCACGACAATAATTTGTTTAATTTTCGCTTTACCCGTCGCTTATTGGATTGCTCAGATAGCACCGAAGCGCTGGCGAAATTTGCTTTTATTAGGCTTTGTCTTACCTTTGTGGACTTCTTCTTTACTTCGTTCTTACGCTTGGATTACAATTCTGCGTCCTACTGGTTTGCTTAATAGTTTACTCAACAATTTCGGCTTGCCTACTTTAGATTTATTAAACCAGGATTCCGCAGTATTAATTGGTATGAGTTATGGGTTATTGCCATACATGGTTTTAATTTTATATGCCTCTTTAGAAAAATTAGACAAGCGCTTGTTAGAAGCCGCAGCAGATTTAGGCGCAAATCCAGTGCAAGCTTTTTGGCAAGTGACTGTACCGCAAACTTTGCCAGGAATAGCTGCCGGTTCAATGCTAGTATTCATTACCGGATTGGGGGATTTTGTTGACCCAGAATTACTCGGTGGTGCTTCGAGTATGACAGCCGCAAGATTGATTTATAATCAGTTTCTCGGCTCTACGCAAAATTGGGGCTTTGGTTCAGCTTTGAGTATGACAATAATTTTACTTGTTAGTGTTGCGATCGCGCTTTTAATTAAGTTTGGCGACGCTGCACCCAAACAATAA
- a CDS encoding hybrid sensor histidine kinase/response regulator, with amino-acid sequence MITEAEIRKLGYIYFLAEAPELLQTIEQELFSFLEGYSTVKVHNLMRATHTLKGGSANVGLEVIQMIAHSLEDVFQALYSPDVVINTELQTLLLQAYECLRLAVTAEVTQNTVNHEELLQRATSVFAQLQEKLGDAFGAQTHIPTSEELGFDIVQSIFEVGVLQRLESIAEAIKNTPDDTEFINFLRSEAEVFFGLAESLNLPGLAELAQTILTALEVNPTQVHQIAEIALADLQQAQEAVLAGDRTRGGEPSPALQKLSLLASDRLQLTDVIVAATDDLSLSPTEQPSLTFATNSPATSIAITPLRREIQELYKFLTQKDNTKNKPLQPTVAKFYLKVIRYILGWFNHKLQIPEKELCLALLIPKSEVENPVTYVENWLNDFFDFVQDEEDSQSICIYRQGIILTIILAVAKFQYCNDDLYSNILVITKLQNKINKLTKQYKKIPPITNQQKNCIDIPKLQKLLEIKEIHTPTSPKQTDLLETIWGEEIYPTFSNEFVATQLEEVNIDDSENTELLALSQQEFSDIPDFSTEISPQLAVSQQEVSDIPDFSTEISPEIEEKSQHFANKNSRQASFVRVDVEGLQRLNYLAGELLIYQQQRTLQDEQLKEKIEQLYQQIVAHQTSLEQLREMPLPKQKFALQNRQNFASVDFDSLEMDEYTEFHLGLHLALEETLQLQESTESLDLLLNQSIQIHDKKQRMILGIIDNLVEARMLPLGNVLNRFPQMVQNLGNVYGKVVKLKFTGTEVLVDKAIAEKLYDPLLHLVRNAFDHGIEPVEVRRDRQKAEHGVIEICAYHQGSQTIIEVRDDGEGLNLEKIQNKAIELDIISADDKARDNTFNSTKSVLLELIFSPGFTTAGKVNEISGRGMGLDIVRSQLQALNGEISVQSLPEQGTTFTLKIPFSMTTDRLMLVQAGSAVYALLLDSIEKIFIPSAEQIKEFEGKKVLHWNTSNNEQMVSLRQLSELISYNNSFVSANTIHNQPTTLETRVKTNPVLLLRQNQELFGLEVDQIIGEQELVIRPLGNAIAPPKYVYGCSRLANGSLILVIDAALLLKSGEMQANLDVMTLPTAHLSKKEVLPLSNLTVQSREQLNPSANTNHPSQSQELNQNSPKVILIVDDAISLRQTLSLTLQKAGYGVLQAENGVEALEQLQQHPEIQVVISDLEMPRMNGFELLSNIRQNPKLIKKPVVVLTSRSATKHRQLAQALGANAYLTKPYLENEFLSTVESLISTNTNNFTELVVHN; translated from the coding sequence ATGATTACAGAAGCTGAAATTCGCAAGCTAGGTTACATTTATTTTTTAGCAGAAGCCCCGGAATTATTGCAAACTATTGAGCAAGAGCTGTTTAGCTTTTTGGAGGGTTATAGCACTGTTAAAGTTCATAATTTAATGCGGGCAACTCATACACTTAAAGGCGGATCTGCTAACGTTGGGCTAGAGGTAATTCAGATGATAGCCCATTCTTTAGAAGATGTGTTTCAAGCTCTGTATAGCCCAGATGTGGTGATTAATACTGAGTTGCAAACACTCTTACTACAAGCTTATGAATGTCTTCGTCTAGCAGTAACCGCAGAAGTTACACAAAATACTGTTAATCATGAGGAACTTCTTCAGCGAGCAACTTCAGTTTTTGCACAGTTGCAAGAAAAACTTGGTGATGCTTTTGGTGCCCAGACTCATATTCCCACTTCCGAGGAATTAGGATTTGATATTGTCCAGTCCATCTTTGAAGTCGGAGTATTACAACGCTTAGAAAGTATTGCCGAAGCCATCAAAAATACCCCAGATGACACCGAATTCATTAATTTTTTGCGCTCTGAAGCTGAGGTATTTTTCGGTTTAGCAGAATCTTTAAATTTACCTGGATTGGCAGAACTTGCCCAAACAATCCTTACTGCGTTAGAAGTAAACCCGACCCAAGTACACCAGATTGCAGAAATTGCCCTTGCAGATTTGCAGCAGGCACAAGAAGCAGTGCTTGCAGGCGATCGCACCCGTGGTGGAGAACCTTCACCAGCTTTGCAAAAATTATCATTACTGGCAAGCGATCGCTTACAGCTAACTGATGTAATAGTTGCAGCAACGGATGATTTATCTTTGAGTCCCACAGAGCAACCATCCCTTACATTTGCTACAAACTCTCCGGCGACATCAATTGCTATCACACCTCTGAGAAGGGAAATTCAAGAATTATACAAATTTTTAACGCAAAAAGACAACACTAAAAATAAGCCTTTACAACCGACAGTAGCCAAGTTTTATTTAAAAGTAATCCGCTACATTTTGGGATGGTTTAATCACAAGCTTCAAATACCAGAAAAAGAACTATGTTTAGCTCTGCTTATTCCTAAGTCGGAGGTAGAAAATCCAGTCACATATGTGGAAAATTGGCTAAATGATTTTTTTGATTTTGTGCAAGATGAAGAAGATAGCCAGAGCATTTGCATTTATCGTCAAGGTATAATTTTAACAATTATTCTTGCTGTTGCGAAATTTCAATATTGCAATGATGATTTATATAGCAACATATTAGTAATTACAAAATTGCAAAATAAAATTAATAAATTAACCAAACAATATAAAAAAATTCCTCCTATAACTAATCAACAAAAGAATTGTATTGATATTCCCAAGTTACAAAAGCTATTAGAAATTAAAGAAATACATACACCTACATCGCCTAAGCAAACAGATTTATTAGAGACAATATGGGGAGAAGAAATTTACCCAACTTTTAGCAATGAATTTGTGGCAACACAGTTGGAAGAAGTTAACATTGATGATTCAGAAAATACCGAATTATTAGCCCTAAGTCAGCAGGAGTTTTCGGATATTCCTGATTTTAGTACGGAAATTTCTCCGCAATTAGCCGTAAGTCAGCAGGAGGTTTCCGATATTCCTGATTTTAGTACGGAAATTTCTCCGGAAATAGAAGAAAAATCTCAGCATTTTGCTAATAAAAATTCTCGGCAAGCATCATTTGTGCGAGTAGATGTAGAGGGACTGCAACGTCTTAACTATCTGGCAGGAGAATTGCTGATTTACCAACAACAACGGACTTTGCAAGATGAACAACTCAAAGAAAAAATTGAGCAATTATACCAGCAAATCGTTGCACATCAAACAAGTTTAGAGCAATTACGCGAGATGCCACTACCAAAGCAAAAATTCGCGTTACAAAACAGACAAAATTTTGCATCTGTGGACTTTGACTCTCTGGAAATGGATGAATATACAGAATTTCATCTGGGGTTGCACTTAGCTTTAGAAGAGACGTTGCAATTACAAGAAAGTACAGAGTCCCTTGACTTACTTCTCAACCAATCCATACAAATTCACGATAAAAAACAGCGCATGATACTAGGTATTATTGATAACCTAGTGGAGGCGCGAATGTTGCCTTTAGGCAATGTCCTCAATCGGTTTCCCCAGATGGTACAAAACCTGGGAAATGTGTATGGCAAAGTTGTAAAATTGAAATTCACTGGCACTGAAGTGCTGGTGGATAAAGCGATCGCGGAAAAGCTATACGATCCTTTATTGCACTTGGTACGTAATGCTTTTGACCACGGGATTGAACCTGTAGAAGTTCGACGCGATCGCCAAAAAGCCGAACATGGTGTAATTGAGATTTGTGCTTATCATCAAGGTAGCCAAACTATTATTGAAGTCCGTGATGATGGTGAAGGTTTAAACTTAGAAAAAATTCAGAATAAAGCGATTGAATTAGATATAATATCCGCTGACGATAAAGCTAGAGACAATACTTTTAACTCGACTAAATCCGTTTTATTAGAACTGATATTTTCACCAGGATTTACCACCGCTGGGAAGGTAAATGAAATATCTGGACGCGGTATGGGATTGGACATTGTACGCTCTCAGTTGCAAGCGCTTAATGGCGAAATATCAGTTCAATCATTGCCTGAGCAAGGAACAACTTTTACACTTAAAATTCCTTTTTCTATGACTACTGACCGATTAATGTTAGTTCAAGCTGGTAGTGCTGTTTATGCTTTGCTGTTGGACAGTATCGAAAAAATATTCATTCCCTCTGCTGAACAAATAAAGGAATTTGAAGGGAAAAAAGTCTTGCACTGGAACACAAGCAACAATGAACAGATGGTCAGCCTGCGTCAACTTTCAGAGTTAATCTCCTATAATAATTCGTTCGTCAGCGCTAACACAATACATAATCAACCAACGACCCTGGAGACAAGAGTAAAGACTAATCCTGTACTTTTGTTACGCCAAAATCAAGAACTTTTCGGTTTAGAAGTTGACCAAATAATCGGTGAACAAGAGTTGGTGATCAGACCTTTAGGAAATGCGATCGCTCCCCCTAAATACGTTTATGGTTGCAGTCGCTTGGCAAATGGTAGCCTCATCTTAGTAATTGATGCTGCTCTGCTGTTAAAGTCTGGTGAAATGCAAGCAAACCTTGATGTCATGACCCTGCCTACAGCACATTTGTCAAAAAAAGAAGTCTTGCCTCTATCAAATTTAACTGTTCAATCCAGAGAACAACTTAACCCATCTGCTAACACCAACCACCCAAGTCAATCTCAAGAGCTAAATCAAAACTCACCAAAAGTCATTTTAATAGTAGATGACGCAATTAGTCTACGTCAAACTCTCTCTCTAACCTTGCAAAAAGCTGGCTACGGTGTATTACAAGCCGAAAACGGTGTAGAAGCTTTAGAACAGTTGCAGCAGCATCCAGAAATTCAAGTTGTAATTTCCGATTTGGAGATGCCGCGAATGAATGGTTTTGAGTTGTTAAGTAATATTCGTCAAAACCCAAAACTAATAAAAAAACCTGTAGTAGTTCTTACTTCTCGCAGTGCAACAAAACATCGCCAACTGGCACAAGCATTAGGCGCAAATGCCTACTTGACCAAGCCTTATTTAGAGAATGAGTTTCTATCTACTGTAGAGAGTTTAATCAGCACAAATACTAATAATTTTACTGAATTAGTTGTGCATAATTAA